The candidate division KSB1 bacterium genome segment TTTATTCTTTCCAGATAGCAAACCCTGGAAAATTGCAGCGGTGGTACTGGCGATCACCTGCTTGTTAGAATTCCTGCAGCTCTGGCATCCCCCTTTTCTCGAATGGGTGCGAAGCTCTTTCATTGGCGCTACGATTTTGGGCACCTCCTTTGTCTGGTCCGATTTTCCGTACTATTTTCTGGGTAGCGCCGTTGGTTGGTTGTGGTTACGATGGATTAAGAGCTAAGACAAGTTAGCAATAGGAGGGAGTTAAGTTGAGAGCTAAGCAGGGAGCCAAGAAGGAAGTAAAAATGGAGTTAAGCTGTCAGGCTTTTAAAAGGCTAATGCCTTAATTCCTTCGAGGGAGTTAAGCCGTTAGGCTTTTATCACAGGAATTCAGCCGTCAGGCTTTTATCCAAAGGAGATGAACAATGATCGACATAGCCACTATCGCTGCCTCGGTAATCGGTGAAGTCGGCTTGAAAGAATTGCTTCGATTTTTAAATGGCAACAAGAAAGCGCTTCAAAAAGCTTATGAAAAGGCATTCCAGAATACTGTCGATTGGTACGAGAAAGAATATCCCAATAAAAGCGGCAGCAAGGACAATCGCTTCTTCCACTATCGGGCCACCGAGAACGAGCTGGCAAAACTGCTCTTTCTAAAGCCAGAACCAGATTTGTCGCTGATCTCCCGCATCGAGCTTAGACGTGGCGAATCGGTTCAACCCAGGGAGGTGCTGGCATTTGTCAATCATTTGAGAGAGGAACTGAGCCAGATTCGTGAGTGCGAGGCTGTGCTGGTGGAACGGGAAAAGTTTCTCATTCTTACTGGGATTAAAAGCGACACGGCAGATATCCGGGATGGCATCAAAGAGTTGGTCAATCTGAAAAAGAGAGAAATGGGATTGGAAGAAAAACTATCTGCCCAAAAGATCGTGCCCGATCCCACTCCCATCGATTGGCACGAACTGGAAAAGATGTTCCGCGATGTCTATCGGCTGGATCGATTGGACTACGGCCACCTGGGCACGACCCGCGATCGGCTGGAACATAAGTTGGAGTTGCAAAAAGTCTATGTTGCTTTGAACGTGAAAGATCGCACGTTCGATCGGATTGTGCAGGCGGCCAAGGTGAAAAAGTTATCCATTCAGCAGCAGAAAAATTTGCCGTTGTTGTTTCAGCGATTTGACGAATTGCTCCATCTTGAGCATGAAAAAGATCAGCGAATTGCTATTCTGGAAGAAGAAACCGACGAAGAGACGTCTCATACAATCGCCAAAAAAATCCTCGAAGAATGCAGATCGTCGAACCTCAGGCAGGCAGAGGTTATCATCAAAGAAATCATGTCGGGATTGCGTTT includes the following:
- a CDS encoding DUF2809 domain-containing protein, translated to MTQFHRTALSILIITPIGFASKFYRGPSAAWVNDSLAGMFYVIFWCLVVFLFFPDSKPWKIAAVVLAITCLLEFLQLWHPPFLEWVRSSFIGATILGTSFVWSDFPYYFLGSAVGWLWLRWIKS